One part of the Lycium ferocissimum isolate CSIRO_LF1 chromosome 8, AGI_CSIRO_Lferr_CH_V1, whole genome shotgun sequence genome encodes these proteins:
- the LOC132066039 gene encoding F-box/FBD/LRR-repeat protein At1g13570-like: MPPKDKKHSCLSVSLDIVSNLPGDIIDAILVRLPLRDVVRTSILSKKWRYKWCKLPELALDLITMESRTDIVDHLLTLHSGPITKFTLYFIPYMIPGSTIDNLIYFLSRNGIQHLVLRLPWGSEPYKLPSSFFTCLQLRHLALQMCSIELPPPAFKGFDKLISLELSGVTIFSKLLECLICNCSLLEQLVLEISEISSVIEIKAPMLKSFDFRGRQWDIAKFFGSFSVVKHLQLKIGSLKSFAAGAGVVPKRLPFDLTSVKFLYLSGIYLDEVDVVLCALCLIRSIPDLQYMEIEVFDCGEDSPALECLEVEGFSGVTFSRLREVNLQGDLAIEPGIQLIKLLLAKSPVLVRMLIKPSIHYDNRSQLDEFLYRTDEMVNVVREFRRASPIAVFDYDIEYDPDCYMY, translated from the exons ATGCCTCCTAAGGACAAAAAGCATAGTTGTCTTAGTGTATCTTTGGATATAGTCAGCAACCTACCAGGGGATATAATTGATGCCATTCTGGTGCGTTTACCTTTACGAGATGTCGTAAGGACAAGCATCTTATCAAAAAAATGGAGATATAAATGGTGCAAACTTCCAGAGTTGGCCCTTGATCTAATAACTATGGAGAGTAGGACAGACATTGTCGACCACCTTTTGACCCTTCATTCAGGACCAATAACTAAGTTTACCCTCTACTTTATTCCTTATATGATACCTGGTTCTACAATTGATAACTTGATATATTTTCTTTCTAGGAATGGCATTCAACATCTTGTTCTTAGACTTCCGTGGGGTAGTGAACCATACAAATTgccttcttcatttttcacatGTTTGCAGTTGAGGCATCTAGCTCTCCAAATGTGCTCAATAGAGCTTCCTCCACCGGCCTTCAAAGGATTTGATAAGTTAATTAGCCTTGAACTATCTGGCGTCACAATTTTTTCCAAGTTGCTTGAATGTTTAATCTGTAATTGCTCATTGCTCGAGCAATTGGTGCTGGAAATCTCTGAAATTTCAAGTGTTATTGAAATTAAAGCTCCAATGCTGAAATCATTTGATTTCCGTGGCA GACAATGGGATATTGCTAAGTTTTTTGGGTCTTTTTCTGTTGTCAAGCATCTCCAATTGAAAATTGGCAGTCTTAAG TCCTTTGCGGCAGGAGCAGGTGTAGTACCAAAAAGGCTTCCCTTTGATCTCACGTCTGTCAAATTTCTTTACCTATCTGGTATATATCTGGATGAAGTGGATGTGGTCTTGTGTGCTCTTTGCCTGATCAGAAGTATCCCAGATTTACAATATATGGAAATTGAG GTGTTTGATTGTGGTGAGGATTCTCCTGCTCTGGAATGTCTTGAAGTGGAAGGTTTCTCAGGTGTGACATTTAGTCGCCTCAGGGAAGTTAATCTACAAGGTGATCTAGCCATAGAGCCTGGAATCCAGCTTATCAAGCTTCTGTTAGCCAAGTCACCTGTGTTAGTGAGAATGCTGATTAAGCCCTCGATACATTATGATAATCGCTCGCAACTAGATGAGTTTCTTTACCGAACAGATGAAATGGTCAATGTGGTAAGAGAATTTAGACGTGCATCACCTATAGCAGTATTTGATTATGACATCGAGTATGATCCTGATTGCTACATGTACTGA